The Mercurialis annua linkage group LG2, ddMerAnnu1.2, whole genome shotgun sequence genome contains a region encoding:
- the LOC126666686 gene encoding uncharacterized protein LOC126666686, producing MPLSRVEDACAAMAFTRSKLRRDEVLDIYFKYSFPFDYRVILPGADMAASDSPGSSCRAVLFEEQFAAGLRFPLDPFLVEVCRDLKVALGQLYPGTIRVVLAFSEACRLRGCAPSLKVLYHFVDFRKCDGCFVFALGREGRSRIYLPCLTSRWRRRFFIVYHKFAFLHFSDGFSSHPVRSYSSPLSLSESKLAFDISSCSIVSRPILDVLVNSHLRSRWFPLEDPPRGLADLCYSFVQDLDVPMGGPDVPIADVIPGDIVVDGAPVDIPLAPAEVALPEVIVINDDDGDDSAVPVDDEAIPSLLPPLASSIVSGGVGGVASGGPVVADSGEISLGRDPDSPSRKRRRVVDDSPTRESFPGSSSSAPDLVQWVEGQDPASLLNPRVLAEYIRTLAIPDDVTWFCGRPGQELSDLACFHGFSALQSVLVLNDRRQCAEEEVERLSALLATSESERAKLKASLEEHDSLLAQLKAQDAINDRQVKVIEKKIDDLTQEIEELIRINSLVGGERDSLRTEVEGLHIRLLDTKAFYSALISEYRLAIGKKLLEQNPNIDLSGVNGLDPQAIARDLLVKISKDRV from the exons atgcctcttagtcgagtggaagatgcttgcgctgctatggcttttacccgatcgaagcttcgtagggatgaagtcttagatatctattttaagtatagttttccttttgattatagggtaatattacccggtgccgatatggctgcgtctGACTCTCCcggatcttcttgtagggcggttctttttgaagagcaatttgctgctggtcttaggtttcctttggatccctttttagtagaagtgtgtagggatttaaaggttgctctagggcaactttaccctggtacgattagagtagtgctcgccttttcggaggcatgtaggctccggggctgtgccccttctctcaaagtgttatatcattttgtagactttaggaagtgtgatggctgcttcgttttcgcccttggtagagaagggcgatctcgtatttatcttccttgcctaaccagtcgctggcgaaggcgcttctttattgtctatcataaatttgcttttcttcatttttcggatggtttttcttctcatccagttcggagctattcttctcctttaagtttatccgagtcaaagCTTGCTTTTGACATATCTTCCTGTAGTATTGTGTCGCGTCCCATTTTAGATGTcttggttaatagtcatcttcggagtcgatggtttcctttggaggatcctcctcgaggcttggcggatctttgctactcttttgttcaag atttggacgttccgatgggtggtcctgacgttcctatcgccgacgttattcctggcgacattgTCGTGGATGGGGCTCCTGTTGATATCCCCCTAGCTCCCGCCGAGGTAGCGTTGCCTGAGGTTATTGTTataaatgatgatgatggtgatgactcGGCTGTTCCAGTCGACGACGAGGCGATTCCGTCACTACTcccccctctagcatcatctatcgtttcggggggagttgggggtgtggcCTCAGGGGGgcctgttgttgctgattcgggggagatttctctaggtcgagacccggattctccgtctaggaaAAGACGTCGAGTTGTCGATGATTCTCCTAcgagggagagttttcctggaagctcttcttctgctccagacttggttcaatgggtcgaaggtcaggatcctgccagtttgctgaatccgagagtgctagcggaatatatccggactttggcgattcctgatgatgtcacgtggttctgtggtaggccgggtcaggagctttccgatctggcttgttttcatggtttctct gcccttcaatctgttctggtattgaacgaccgccgacagtgtgccgaggaggaggtcgagcgtctgtctgctcttttggcgacttccgagtctgaaagggcgaaattgaaggcctctttggaagagcatgattcccttctggcgcagctcaaggcgcaggatgcgattaatgatcgccaagtgaaagtgattgagaaaaagatcgatgacttgactcaagagatcgaggagctcattcggatcaattcccttgttggtggggagagggatagTCTTAGAAcggaggttgaaggtcttcacatccgtctgctagatacgaaggctttttactctgctctgataagcgagtatcgccttgcgattgggaagaagcttctggagcagaatcccaatattgatctttctggggttaacgggttggatccccaggccatcgcccgTGATCTCCTCGTCAAGATTTCTAAAGACCGTGTTTAG